The following proteins are encoded in a genomic region of Sulfurovum indicum:
- a CDS encoding oleate hydratase, with translation MASLAAAHYLIRDGYMKGDRQPPDVVPQGSVNLAFLRQFAEIEGDCIFTIEYSVHSAMMTIYSLLNLEKNPPNILPQPVRHPRP, from the coding sequence ATTGCCTCACTTGCTGCCGCACACTACCTCATCCGTGATGGTTACATGAAAGGTGACAGGCAACCCCCCGATGTCGTCCCACAAGGCAGCGTCAACCTCGCCTTCCTCAGACAGTTCGCTGAAATAGAAGGTGATTGTATCTTTACCATCGAATACTCGGTACATTCAGCCATGATGACGATCTATAGCCTGCTGAACCTCGAAAAGAACCCTCCTAATATTCTACCCCAGCCAGTACGACATCCACGCCCTTGA
- a CDS encoding RecQ family ATP-dependent DNA helicase — MIELYKQERKTDLTMVAEINYQNIIFLDLEVDKHTKKIYELGMVYKNRTHNTTGIKETVNFIKFCNARYMCGHNFIDFDLEILRDTTLYYALKAHKIIDTLSLSLLLFNEKSIHALPKNYKSEDDFKNDPVEDSKLTAELFGRIETRFLLLERKLQNIFYSLLREEEHFSGFFDYLSNDRSFVFMDAKELHSIISGEYEQVIKNTKYLKEVIKKHPVELAYIIALLTPHIEIKSHPPRILFRHPDIVNIQRELCFDLSYEKKSLSAFSKETFGFGTFRIFPKLNPTLLSSQVSQKDIIEASLNNDSFLAVLPTGGGKTFTFWLPAIIKAKTTKSLTVVISPLQALIEDHITSFNAKVANYKAVAISGYMSPLERSEAIEQVVNGEADILYLAPESLRSNMIFNILKNRLIERFVVDEAHCLSTWGNDFRQDYYYICDYINDLLEAKNYQDHIPVSCFTATAKKDVIDDIKTYFFEGLGLKLDEYVAKPERKNLKYKALPAENREKYPALLKLINEHNGATLVYIPSSTKECDKIAEQLNIDTDKTVRSFHSKLDSQEKMQILKDYIENRIDVIVATTAFGMGVDKADITNVIHYEVSDSLENYAQEAGRGARNEKLEAFCPILFDENDMDKHFAALNRSKITAAEINSVFQVIKRAKGDTVTKTAFEIALEAGWDIEDSAVDYGTKVKTALLELEREGYISRKRNKTRFFADSVAAQSMDKLHQTLADQTLEQKDKELLILVLQHILHRGSTGSIQIDELAFLLGAEKSAIALAIQQLKEMSILGDSKDLSLMIFKNALKMFREIRQIEQSLVSYLLSLDRETVSIKELSEHLYSTGVIQKNESTRIRDLLRNLRDKSSFMFKRISRQYDLWYFKVIDEETFQNDLKSKHTISKKIITDFICQIPEKQKEAKVEFSLKQLRKKIGKQYSMKAIDKALLYLHHMRIVELLNGRFISYSPMIITKEEEMKRINKKYTKQDYKHRMEPHYRSKVEAIHIMGEYGKILQYDPTRAGKFLRDYFTMEYDSFKKKYALVKAKITRPITQRRYNKIFAEMSDEQKAVIIDRETKAMMVLAGPGSGKTKVLVHKIASLILTEDIKPEQFMMLTFSRTAANEFRSRLYKLVGEISYDIEIYTFHAYALKLIGRVVKEDDDILHNAIGEAVRQIVNGDISLPFKSVLVLDEYQDINQDSFDLVKEIYHANREMRIIAVGDDDQCIMDHAGADVRFIDVFKEVFGKDDEGNDNYKQYELLTNFRSTRRIVSYTNTFIERVQKRYKTHPLVPYSEEEGSVTVQTCLWNDLVMPAVKKVETEEMFQNCAVLAYTNAEVMRLYSLLDTKGITVKYILDRDGFSLKNLVEIIYFDQVLSEINKHESLYRAEDFREAFALTQVRFNGSKNLPLLEKVIDKFLLESLTYHISQWLAYLDEIKFEDFESYHKTVTVSTIHKSKGMEFDKVILLVAPDRMPKKDEEYRLFYVGMTRAKQELTILMHGKQNLSKTDENVRYLFDETHYNSKDEQVTLIMGLKDIVLGFDNAMNMQGDEIIAGEVVTFKQRGENRPFSIFYKGLQIGLLSKRFYADLQGYFEKGYQVGKAYIDHVVVWYDKEKDAYLKHPLCKVVLTK; from the coding sequence ATGATAGAATTATATAAACAAGAGAGGAAGACAGATCTTACAATGGTTGCTGAAATCAATTATCAAAATATCATATTTTTAGATCTTGAAGTAGATAAACATACGAAGAAGATCTATGAACTTGGAATGGTGTATAAAAACCGTACACATAACACCACCGGCATTAAGGAGACGGTCAACTTTATTAAATTCTGCAATGCCCGTTATATGTGTGGGCATAACTTTATCGATTTCGATCTGGAGATATTAAGAGACACCACGCTTTATTATGCATTAAAAGCGCATAAGATTATAGATACCTTGTCTCTTTCTCTCTTGCTTTTTAATGAAAAATCGATACATGCTTTACCAAAAAACTATAAGAGTGAAGATGACTTTAAAAATGATCCGGTAGAGGATTCCAAATTGACTGCTGAACTTTTTGGACGCATAGAGACACGTTTTTTATTGTTGGAGAGGAAACTTCAAAATATCTTTTATTCTCTTTTGAGAGAAGAGGAGCACTTCAGCGGCTTTTTTGATTACTTATCGAATGATCGGTCCTTTGTGTTCATGGATGCAAAAGAACTTCATAGCATTATTTCCGGCGAATACGAACAGGTCATCAAAAATACCAAGTATCTCAAAGAGGTGATCAAAAAGCACCCTGTTGAGCTTGCATATATTATCGCTCTCTTAACGCCACACATTGAGATCAAATCGCATCCGCCAAGAATCCTGTTCCGCCATCCGGATATTGTCAATATCCAAAGAGAACTCTGTTTTGACCTCTCTTACGAAAAGAAAAGCTTAAGTGCTTTTTCCAAGGAGACATTCGGCTTCGGCACTTTTAGGATCTTTCCAAAACTGAACCCTACGCTACTCAGTTCGCAGGTCTCCCAAAAAGATATTATTGAAGCTTCATTGAACAATGACTCTTTTCTTGCCGTCTTACCTACCGGTGGAGGTAAGACATTCACATTCTGGCTGCCGGCGATCATCAAGGCAAAAACGACCAAGTCGTTAACCGTTGTCATTTCACCTTTGCAAGCATTGATAGAAGACCATATTACAAGTTTTAATGCCAAGGTGGCTAACTACAAAGCCGTAGCCATTAGTGGATACATGAGCCCGCTTGAACGAAGTGAAGCAATAGAGCAGGTGGTGAATGGAGAAGCGGATATTCTTTACTTGGCACCTGAGTCATTACGCTCGAATATGATCTTCAATATCTTGAAAAACAGGCTCATTGAACGCTTTGTGGTCGATGAAGCACACTGTCTCTCTACATGGGGAAATGACTTTAGACAGGACTACTACTATATTTGTGACTATATTAACGATCTGCTTGAAGCAAAGAACTATCAGGATCATATCCCTGTTTCCTGTTTTACTGCAACGGCGAAAAAGGATGTAATTGACGATATTAAAACGTATTTCTTTGAGGGGTTGGGGTTAAAGCTTGATGAGTATGTCGCCAAGCCTGAGAGAAAAAACCTCAAATACAAAGCACTGCCTGCTGAGAACAGAGAGAAGTATCCAGCACTTTTGAAACTGATCAATGAGCATAATGGCGCAACACTGGTGTATATCCCATCGTCGACTAAAGAGTGTGACAAAATCGCCGAACAACTCAATATTGATACGGACAAAACGGTGCGCTCTTTTCACTCCAAGCTTGATTCGCAAGAGAAGATGCAAATACTCAAAGACTATATTGAGAACCGTATTGATGTTATTGTCGCGACCACAGCATTTGGGATGGGCGTAGATAAAGCGGACATCACCAACGTCATCCACTACGAGGTCTCGGACTCTTTGGAGAACTATGCACAGGAAGCGGGAAGAGGCGCGCGAAATGAGAAGCTGGAAGCCTTTTGTCCTATTTTGTTCGATGAGAATGATATGGATAAACATTTTGCCGCACTGAACCGTTCCAAGATCACTGCTGCCGAAATCAACTCCGTGTTTCAGGTTATTAAACGAGCCAAAGGCGATACTGTGACCAAAACAGCTTTTGAAATAGCCCTTGAAGCGGGATGGGATATAGAAGATAGTGCGGTCGACTATGGTACAAAAGTTAAAACGGCACTCTTGGAGTTGGAGAGAGAAGGGTACATCAGCCGGAAACGGAACAAAACCAGATTTTTTGCCGACTCTGTTGCTGCACAAAGTATGGATAAACTCCATCAAACCTTAGCCGATCAAACATTAGAACAAAAGGACAAGGAACTGTTGATACTGGTACTTCAGCATATTTTGCACCGAGGCAGTACAGGGTCGATACAAATTGATGAGTTGGCTTTTCTTCTCGGTGCGGAAAAATCGGCTATTGCGTTGGCGATACAGCAGCTTAAGGAGATGAGCATCTTGGGTGACAGTAAAGATTTAAGCTTGATGATCTTTAAAAACGCTTTAAAGATGTTCCGAGAGATCAGGCAGATAGAACAATCACTTGTCTCTTATTTGTTGTCGTTGGATCGTGAAACGGTGAGTATCAAGGAATTGAGCGAACATCTTTACAGTACGGGAGTTATCCAAAAGAATGAATCAACGCGTATTAGAGATCTGCTTCGTAACCTCAGAGACAAAAGCAGCTTTATGTTCAAACGTATCAGCCGTCAGTATGATCTATGGTATTTTAAGGTGATAGATGAGGAGACGTTTCAAAATGACTTGAAGTCCAAACATACGATCAGTAAAAAGATCATTACCGATTTTATCTGCCAGATACCGGAGAAGCAGAAAGAGGCAAAAGTAGAGTTCTCATTGAAGCAATTACGCAAAAAGATAGGGAAACAGTACAGCATGAAAGCGATCGATAAAGCATTGCTCTATCTGCACCATATGCGTATTGTTGAGTTGTTGAATGGTCGTTTTATCAGTTATTCGCCTATGATCATCACTAAAGAGGAGGAGATGAAACGGATCAACAAAAAATATACCAAACAGGATTATAAACATCGTATGGAACCACACTATCGTTCCAAGGTGGAAGCGATTCATATTATGGGTGAATACGGCAAAATACTGCAATACGATCCGACAAGAGCCGGTAAGTTCTTAAGAGACTATTTTACGATGGAATACGACTCCTTTAAAAAGAAATATGCCTTGGTCAAAGCAAAGATCACACGTCCGATAACGCAGCGAAGGTACAACAAGATATTTGCTGAAATGTCTGATGAACAAAAAGCGGTGATCATCGACAGGGAGACCAAAGCGATGATGGTGCTTGCCGGTCCGGGAAGCGGTAAAACAAAAGTGCTGGTGCATAAGATCGCCTCATTGATCCTAACGGAAGATATCAAACCCGAACAGTTCATGATGCTCACCTTTTCCCGTACCGCCGCCAATGAATTTCGAAGCCGACTCTATAAGCTGGTAGGCGAGATCTCTTATGATATTGAAATCTATACCTTTCATGCCTATGCTTTGAAACTCATAGGCAGAGTGGTAAAAGAGGATGACGATATTCTCCACAATGCCATCGGCGAGGCGGTGAGACAGATCGTTAATGGCGATATATCGTTACCGTTTAAAAGTGTTCTGGTTTTGGATGAGTATCAGGACATCAATCAAGATAGTTTTGATCTGGTCAAAGAGATTTACCATGCCAATAGAGAAATGCGTATCATCGCCGTAGGCGATGATGACCAGTGCATAATGGATCATGCCGGAGCGGATGTACGTTTTATTGATGTGTTTAAAGAGGTGTTCGGAAAGGACGATGAGGGAAATGATAATTATAAGCAGTATGAACTGCTGACCAACTTTAGAAGCACAAGACGAATTGTCTCTTATACCAATACATTTATAGAACGTGTTCAGAAGCGATACAAGACCCATCCGTTAGTGCCTTACAGTGAGGAAGAGGGATCGGTTACGGTACAGACTTGCCTCTGGAATGATCTGGTCATGCCTGCTGTCAAAAAGGTTGAAACAGAGGAGATGTTCCAAAACTGTGCCGTTTTAGCCTATACGAACGCAGAGGTGATGAGACTCTATTCCCTGTTAGATACCAAAGGGATTACGGTCAAATATATTTTGGATAGAGATGGTTTTTCTCTTAAAAATCTTGTAGAGATCATCTACTTTGATCAGGTCTTGAGTGAAATAAACAAACATGAGAGTCTCTACAGGGCAGAAGACTTTCGTGAAGCCTTTGCTTTGACACAGGTAAGGTTCAATGGCTCAAAAAACCTTCCGCTTTTGGAAAAAGTGATTGATAAATTTCTTCTGGAGAGCCTTACGTATCATATTTCACAATGGTTGGCTTACCTTGATGAGATCAAGTTTGAAGATTTTGAGTCTTACCATAAAACAGTTACTGTTTCTACCATCCACAAATCAAAGGGGATGGAGTTTGACAAAGTCATTTTGCTGGTTGCACCTGATCGTATGCCCAAAAAAGACGAAGAGTACCGACTTTTTTATGTGGGCATGACACGTGCGAAACAGGAACTAACGATTTTAATGCATGGAAAACAAAATCTTTCGAAAACCGATGAGAACGTCAGATACCTCTTCGATGAAACCCACTATAACAGTAAAGATGAGCAAGTAACACTGATCATGGGATTAAAAGATATAGTACTTGGGTTTGATAACGCTATGAATATGCAAGGGGATGAGATAATAGCGGGTGAAGTTGTCACATTCAAACAAAGAGGAGAAAACAGACCGTTTTCTATCTTCTATAAAGGTCTACAGATAGGTCTATTGTCAAAAAGGTTTTATGCGGATCTTCAGGGCTATTTTGAAAAAGGGTATCAAGTCGGAAAAGCATATATTGATCATGTGGTTGTGTGGTATGACAAAGAGAAAGATGCTTACTTAAAGCATCCGTTGTGTAAAGTTGTTTTGACGAAATAG
- the metE gene encoding 5-methyltetrahydropteroyltriglutamate--homocysteine S-methyltransferase translates to MSHNYVIGFPRIGEQRELKKVLEKFWAKETDFAEVERVASELRARHWHYQKEAGIDFIASNDFSLYDNMLDTAVMLGAIPARFKGLENEELYFAMARGNKDAVAMEMTKWFNTNYHYIVPELSKEDNYVLNASKIIGEYKEAKAQGIRTKINLIGPITFLGLSKRVDRGDTYEFFGKILPLYEQLIKEISTLDETVTVQIDEPIFVKDVESKVLSLIKPCYDALCHAADNVKIIVTTYFEHSNEASKVLVHTPVWGIGLDFLYGDKNLQSLEQIANNGKYLIAGIVDGRNIWKNDIEASLALLDTISYKIDKSRIIVSTSCSLLHTPFTLRYEEKMDPEIKNWLSYAVEKLDEINLISKSFFGEKLNEEERSALEANQKANQSRRISSRIHDETVQQRVAGLTKLQRDGKYEERIKIQHEALAYKPLATTTIGSFPQTPEVRQARRNYKNGIINETEYINEMKAYIDECIAFQETCGLEILVHGEPERNDMVEYFGEQLKGYGFSQNGWVQSYGSRCVKPPFIYGDISRPKPMTVDWITYAQSKTKKIMKGMLTGPVTILNWSFVRDDLPRSEVSKQIAIAICDEVKDLQEAGIKVIQVDEAAFKEGYPLRSENVPTYESWAVRDFKIAVSSANKETQIHTHMCYSEFNDIIRTIEAMDADVISIETARSGNELLKIFAEVGYKQEVGPGVYDIHSPRIPSVEEIVEQIRKLLEVLPKEQLWINPDCGLKTRKWEEVKPSLENMVKAVQIVRDELGV, encoded by the coding sequence ATGTCACACAACTATGTTATCGGATTCCCACGTATTGGGGAGCAGAGAGAACTTAAAAAAGTACTGGAAAAGTTCTGGGCAAAAGAGACTGATTTTGCAGAGGTTGAGAGAGTAGCTTCCGAACTCAGAGCAAGACACTGGCACTACCAAAAAGAGGCAGGCATTGATTTCATTGCAAGCAACGACTTCTCACTTTATGACAATATGCTCGACACTGCTGTCATGCTTGGAGCAATCCCCGCACGTTTCAAAGGGCTTGAGAATGAAGAGCTCTACTTTGCCATGGCCAGAGGGAATAAAGATGCCGTGGCAATGGAGATGACCAAGTGGTTTAATACCAACTACCACTACATCGTACCCGAATTAAGCAAAGAAGACAACTATGTACTCAATGCCAGCAAGATCATCGGTGAATATAAAGAGGCAAAAGCACAGGGTATCAGAACCAAGATAAATCTTATCGGGCCCATCACCTTCCTTGGACTCTCCAAACGTGTAGACAGAGGCGATACCTATGAATTTTTCGGGAAAATTCTGCCACTTTATGAACAGCTTATCAAAGAGATATCCACTTTGGATGAAACAGTAACCGTACAGATTGATGAGCCTATTTTTGTCAAAGACGTGGAGTCAAAAGTACTTAGTCTGATCAAACCGTGTTACGATGCACTGTGCCATGCTGCTGACAATGTCAAAATCATAGTGACAACTTACTTCGAACACTCCAATGAAGCCAGTAAAGTACTTGTCCATACTCCGGTATGGGGTATTGGACTTGACTTCCTTTACGGAGACAAAAACCTTCAAAGTCTTGAACAGATCGCCAACAACGGAAAATATCTTATTGCAGGTATCGTAGATGGACGTAATATTTGGAAAAACGATATTGAAGCAAGCCTCGCACTGCTTGATACGATTTCCTACAAAATTGATAAAAGCAGGATTATTGTCTCTACCTCATGTTCTCTGCTGCACACACCTTTTACACTTAGATATGAAGAGAAGATGGATCCGGAAATAAAAAACTGGCTTTCCTATGCTGTTGAAAAACTTGATGAAATAAACCTTATTAGCAAATCTTTTTTTGGTGAGAAGTTAAACGAAGAGGAGAGATCTGCGCTTGAGGCAAATCAAAAAGCAAATCAAAGCAGACGTATTTCCTCACGTATTCATGATGAAACCGTTCAACAGCGTGTAGCCGGTCTGACAAAGCTTCAGCGTGACGGAAAGTATGAGGAGCGTATCAAAATACAACATGAAGCACTTGCATACAAGCCATTAGCAACCACAACCATCGGATCTTTTCCCCAGACACCAGAGGTCAGACAGGCTAGACGAAATTATAAAAACGGTATCATCAACGAAACGGAATACATCAATGAAATGAAAGCATATATTGATGAGTGTATCGCTTTCCAGGAAACATGCGGGCTTGAAATACTTGTCCATGGCGAACCTGAACGTAATGATATGGTCGAATATTTCGGCGAACAACTTAAAGGCTATGGATTTAGCCAGAACGGATGGGTACAAAGCTATGGAAGCCGATGTGTTAAGCCACCGTTCATTTACGGAGATATCAGCCGTCCCAAACCTATGACTGTTGACTGGATAACCTATGCACAGAGTAAAACGAAGAAGATCATGAAAGGTATGCTCACCGGTCCGGTTACCATTCTCAACTGGTCATTCGTTCGTGATGACCTGCCAAGAAGTGAAGTAAGCAAACAGATCGCCATTGCTATCTGTGATGAAGTAAAAGATCTGCAGGAAGCAGGTATTAAAGTTATCCAGGTTGATGAGGCAGCTTTTAAAGAGGGATATCCCCTTAGAAGCGAGAATGTTCCAACCTATGAAAGCTGGGCGGTACGGGATTTCAAGATCGCTGTAAGTTCTGCAAACAAAGAGACACAGATACACACCCATATGTGTTACTCTGAGTTCAATGACATCATCCGAACCATTGAAGCCATGGATGCCGATGTCATCTCCATAGAGACGGCAAGAAGCGGTAACGAACTGCTCAAGATCTTCGCCGAAGTCGGGTACAAACAGGAAGTAGGACCTGGTGTCTATGATATCCACTCTCCACGTATCCCAAGTGTAGAGGAGATCGTCGAACAGATCAGGAAACTCTTGGAGGTCCTACCAAAAGAGCAGCTCTGGATCAACCCTGACTGTGGTTTGAAAACCCGTAAATGGGAAGAGGTCAAACCGAGTCTGGAGAACATGGTAAAAGCTGTACAGATCGTACGTGACGAGTTGGGTGTTTAA
- a CDS encoding multicopper oxidase family protein, protein MDRRYFLCYSTITATLLLSGCEEHTPQEEQPKQKVASSEKKDIKRTETKPFTQELKIPEEISFSKTKKAKFSSQKSLVQIYTDKPTEVLTFRGMLPNPTIRIKRGENFDLEFTNRLPQPTIIHWHGLIVPSVMDGHPKDVIPANKTKHYHYKVDQSAGTFWYHTHPHARTGKEIYHGLSGFYIIEDDEEKRLNLPSGEFDLPLSIQDRRFDENRKLFYKDKEVPQDNNGVLGDVILVNATPFPYKNVKNRKYRLRILNSSSVRTYNLAFDGIEEFALIATDAGLLEAPLMVKNVIVSVAERIDIVIDFKDKRIGDTVTLKNLGFKEVSNLKLHPKYPDFDAKMDIMQFHISEKAEDTSSLPAKLVHIPRMKASEAVRTRTITMEMIAGGLWTLNRKPYDMYRIDERVKLGTTEIWELKNSVHMGHPFHMHGVRFQVLDRSGKIDFPTDKGWKDTVLVMPFETVRIIVKFTMPGLFLYHCHILEHEDQAMMANFFVER, encoded by the coding sequence ATGGATAGAAGATATTTTTTATGTTATTCCACTATTACAGCTACCCTCCTGCTGAGCGGTTGTGAAGAGCATACCCCGCAAGAAGAACAACCGAAGCAAAAAGTTGCCTCCTCTGAAAAAAAAGATATTAAAAGAACAGAAACAAAACCTTTTACCCAGGAACTCAAAATTCCCGAAGAGATCAGTTTCAGCAAAACAAAGAAGGCTAAATTCAGCTCACAAAAGAGTCTTGTACAGATCTATACCGATAAGCCGACGGAAGTCTTGACCTTTCGGGGAATGTTACCCAATCCTACAATACGAATAAAAAGGGGAGAGAACTTTGACCTGGAATTTACCAACAGATTACCCCAGCCTACTATTATTCATTGGCACGGCCTGATCGTACCTTCAGTAATGGATGGTCACCCAAAAGATGTCATTCCTGCAAACAAAACCAAACACTACCACTATAAAGTAGATCAAAGTGCAGGGACATTTTGGTACCATACCCACCCCCATGCCAGAACAGGGAAAGAGATCTATCATGGACTCTCTGGATTTTACATCATCGAAGATGATGAAGAGAAGAGACTGAATCTTCCAAGCGGCGAATTTGATCTGCCACTTTCCATCCAGGACAGAAGGTTTGATGAAAACCGAAAACTGTTCTATAAAGACAAAGAGGTTCCACAGGACAATAACGGTGTTTTGGGAGATGTGATCCTGGTCAATGCAACCCCTTTCCCTTACAAAAATGTAAAAAACAGAAAATACCGGCTCAGAATTCTTAACAGTTCAAGTGTCAGAACCTACAATCTGGCTTTTGACGGGATCGAAGAATTTGCACTTATTGCAACAGATGCCGGCCTTTTAGAAGCACCTTTAATGGTTAAAAATGTCATTGTATCCGTAGCAGAACGTATTGATATAGTCATAGATTTCAAAGACAAGCGTATCGGTGATACAGTTACACTGAAAAACCTTGGTTTTAAAGAAGTAAGCAATCTAAAACTCCATCCGAAATATCCTGACTTTGATGCCAAAATGGATATTATGCAGTTCCATATCAGTGAAAAAGCAGAAGATACCAGCTCTCTGCCTGCAAAACTGGTACATATACCAAGGATGAAAGCGTCTGAGGCAGTCAGAACCAGAACGATCACAATGGAGATGATAGCAGGTGGCCTATGGACATTAAACAGGAAGCCTTACGATATGTACCGGATTGATGAGAGGGTAAAGCTTGGTACAACAGAGATCTGGGAACTTAAAAACAGTGTACATATGGGTCACCCTTTCCATATGCATGGTGTTCGCTTCCAGGTGCTTGATAGAAGCGGTAAAATAGACTTTCCTACCGATAAAGGCTGGAAAGACACAGTCCTTGTCATGCCGTTTGAAACGGTTCGGATCATCGTGAAGTTTACAATGCCGGGGCTGTTCTTATATCATTGCCATATACTTGAACATGAAGATCAGGCAATGATGGCGAATTTTTTCGTAGAACGATAG